In Epinephelus lanceolatus isolate andai-2023 chromosome 16, ASM4190304v1, whole genome shotgun sequence, one DNA window encodes the following:
- the dennd3a gene encoding DENN domain-containing protein 3, which translates to MAELPSGLLEACVVVGASSDKLRDINQLHQQSKLTEPPVLEAEVLQVHAPPFVSKETNSSQLIGPAFSRVQRRRSFIKKKRRDRAAETLSNGETTNRSETPSATEDISVPKDLDLIALPQLCFPGGLQLANEQKEDSYHFLVFTDLFGNRTHGVVVRYYRAVQEGAVQNGHRWNSSKVRLYTPFAVCVISKFPYYNALKDCLSCLSVQLRPSRQADFEETIKEFSAKLSLVPLPPPGQLHVSFSLRPLHVVLSSREDQDSPVIDIDLHLPFLCFTHTMLLQVLSCLLQEQRLVFFSADYARLTLVAESLLLYLQPLSWQQPYVPVLSRGMLDFLMAPTAFLMGCHISHFEEVAAETEELILVNVDDGIIQSSWSETTDLPAIPLAAAESFMSRAECLQLHYDLELCHLGAGTDANTLRCQRRDWQTRLNTQIQNIALELVVNIFRGVQDFLNHEHRVFNSEEFLRTREPADQPFYKKVLETHIFHSFLRDRLNRKRDTFSRMEQNTRNHAHRNRAMTESPRRPLMSDLSRSGYSSYASPNDRLSKRLGASLPNLEHSANDTVTAIGSNRPASLRKITPDVGLRFPQKAVKVFRLPEFPPPLAYHYVKNYYSDMVASLGKAINGTLPEESALLARYHYLRGLVNTVSNRRLDALEDFQSLYKTDSDIFPSQMVKSLVDSLPEAERLQADGRPELKRLISRVKRDQERERARNGNGHEEGAVKRFQLPKKYMQLEEFVKCIQESGIVKDQGTIHRLFDALTVGHQKQVGPELFRVFYTIWKETEAEAQEVCLPASVLEHIEPSECVFKLSSSVKTSRGVGKIAMTQRRLFLLTDGRPGYVEVAQYRDLEEVKVSSAPFLLLRIPSLKLRVRGRKEAFEANLKTETELWNLMVKEMWAGRNMADQHKDPQYMQQALTNALLMDAVVGSLQSSKAIYAASKLAHFDRIRMEVPMMVPKTTAETLKHKINPSLELAAPQAVDVLLYTPGQLWVSVSVGKVMVFDASSWSLTHTCHVGNARLNCMLGVDKDQVWMGSEDSVIYIISMVAMVCNRQLTEHRAEVTGLALDTDKYGQKVAYSCSAEGSIMVWDVSTLQVKRHFRLSCDRLQSVYSCNGTLWCCSRDNIMEVWRNGSLKHRLNLPEQQRGSIATFSSILLLPEKEELWSVCADSAEVCIWHIKDIAKPYHRVTLQDCAGCYCMIKVKNQVWVGGVGRSSTKGKIYILETERHQVLKELHGHNDKVTALCSAEDRYVLSGAGKHDGKIAIWKVE; encoded by the exons ATGGCAGAGCTCCCGTCTGGACTGCTGGAGGCATGTGTGGTGGTTGGAGCCTCCAGCGATAAGCTTCGAGACATAAaccag CTTCATCAGCAGAGTAAGTTAACCGAACCCCCTGTGCTGGAAGCTGAGGTCCTGCAGGTCCATGCCCCACCGTTTGTTTCCAAGGAGACCAACTCCAGCCAGTTGATTGGTCCAGCTTTCAGTCGTGTCCAGAGGAGAAGGAGCTTCATCAAAAAG AAGAGGCGAGATCGTGCTGCAGAGACGTTGTCCAATGGAGAAACAACCAATCGTAGTGAAACACCCTCTGCGACAGAGGACATCAGTGTTCCAAAGGATCTGGACCTCATCGCCTTGCCGCAGCTCTGTTTCCCTG GTGGTCTTCAGTTAGCGAATGAGCAGAAGGAAGACAGTTATCACTTCCTGGTTTTTACTGACCTGTTTGGGAACCGAACCCATGGAGTTGTCGTGCGGTACTACAGAGCTGTAcag GAAGGTGCTGTCCAGAACGGCCACAGGTGGAACTCATCGAAGGTCCGTCTCTATACACCCTTTGCTGTATGTGTCATCTCCAAGTTCCCCTACTACAACGCTCTAAAAGACTGCTTGTCATG TCTCTCAGTCCAATTGCGGCCTTCAAGACAAGCTGACTTTGAGGAGACAATAAAGGAATTCTCAGCCAAGCTGTCCCTGGTCCCTTTACCACCTCCTGGACAGCTACATGTG tCCTTCAGCCTGCGTCCTCTTCATGTGGTTCTTTCATCAAGGGAGGATCAAGACAGCCCTGTTATTGACATCGACCTGCATCTTCCTTTCctctgtttcacacacacaatgctgctCCAG GTGCTGTCCTGCCTCCTCCAAGAGCAGAGGCTGGTATTCTTCTCTGCTGATTATGCCAGACTCACTCTGGTCGCAGAGAGTTTGCTTCTGTACCTGCAG CCTCTGTCCTGGCAGCAGCCCTATGTTCCTGTCTTGTCCCGAGGAATGCTGGACTTCCTCATGGCTCCTACTGCCTTCCTGATGGGCTGTCACATCAGTCATTTTGAAGAAGTCGCTGCA GAGACAGAGGAATTAATTCTGGTGAATGTTGATGACGGCATCATTCAGTCATCATGGTCTGAAACCACTGACCTACCAGCTATTCCCCTGGCTGCAGCTGAGAGCTTTATGTCAag GGCCGAGTGTCTCCAGCTTCACTATGACTTGGAGCTGTGTCACCTTGGAGCAGGCACTGATGCCAACACCCTGCGATGCCAACGCAGAGACTGGCAGACACGCCTCAACACACAGATACAAAACATTGCTCTGGAGCTAGTGGTCAACATCTTCAg AGGCGTGCAGGACTTTCTAAACCATGAACACAGAGTTTTTAACAGTGAGGAGTTTCTAAGGACCAGGGAGCCAGCAGACCAGCCCTTCTACAAAAAG GTATTAGAAACGCATATCTTTCACTCATTCCTGCGAGACAGGCTGAACAGGAAACGGGACACCTTCAGCCGCATGGAGCAGAACACACGTAACCATGCACACAG GAATCGTGCGATGACCGAGTCTCCTCGGCGTCCTCTCATGTCCGATCTGTCCAGGTCTGGCTACAGCAGCTACGCCAGCCCTAACGACAGACTGAGCAAGAGGCTGGGAGCAAGCCTGCCTAACCTGGAGCATTCTGCCAATGACACTGTGACTGCCATCGGCTCCAACAGACCAGCCTCCCTCAGGAAGATTACGCCTGATGTTG GGTTGAGGTTTCCTCAGAAAGCGGTGAAGGTTTTCCGCCTCCCAGAGTTCCCCCCTCCGCTGGCCTATCATTACGTCAAGAACTATTATTCTGACATGGTTGCTTCCTTGGGGAAGGCTATTAACGGTACACTGCCTGAGGAGTCTGCACTGTTGGCCAG GTACCACTACCTGCGGGGTTTGGTAAACACTGTGTCCAACAGGCGTCTGGATGCACTGGAGGACTTCCAGAGTCTTTATAAGACCGACTCGGATATTTTCCCATCTCAGATGGTTAAGTCACTGGTTGACTCTCTGCCAGAAGCTGAACGGTTACAG GCGGACGGACGACCAGAACTGAAGCGGCTCATCAGTCGGGTCAAGAGGGACCAGGAGCGGGAACGTGCACGCAACGGCAACGGGCATGAGGAAGGTGCCGTGAAGCGTTTCCAGCTGCCGAAAAAATACATGCAGCTGGAGGAGTTTGTGAAATGTATCCAGGAGTCTGGCATCGTAAAAGACCAAGGAACCATACATAGACTCTTTGACGCTCTCACTGTGG GTCATCAGAAGCAGGTTGGTCCAGAGTTGTTCAGAGTTTTCTACACCATCTGGAAGGAGACTGAGGCCGAGGCACAGGAG GTGTGCTTGCCAGCATCCGTCTTGGAGCACATTGAGCCCAGCGAGTGCGTCTTCAAGCTGTCCTCCTCTGTCAAGACAAGCCGCGGCGTGGGGAAGATCGCCATGACTCAGCGACGGCTCTTTCTGCTGACTGATGGACGACCAGGTTACGTGGAGGTGGCACAGTATCGAGATTTAGAG GAGGTGAAAGTGTCCTCGGCTCCCTTCCTGCTTCTGCGAATCCCCAGCCTGAAGCTGCGTGTTCGGGGCAGGAAGGAGGCATTTGAGGCCAATTTGAAAACAGAGACCGAGCTGTGGAACCTGATGGTCAAAGAAATGTGGGCCGGGCGCAACATGGCTGACCAACACAAG gACCCACAGTACATGCAGCAGGCTCTGACTAACGCCTTGTTAATGGATGCAGTAGTTGGCAGCCTTCAGAGCAGTAAAGCCATCTACGCTGCCTCGAAGCTGGCTCACTTTGACCGCATCAGGATGGAAG TGCCGATGATGGTCCCCAAGACAACCGCAGAGACACTGAAGCACAAAATCAACCCCTCACTGGAGCTCGCCGCACCTCAGGCTGTAGATGTACTTCTATACACACCAG gtCAGTTATGGGTGTCCGTGAGTGTGGGGAAGGTGATGGTGTTCGATGCCTCCAGCTGgtccctcacacacacctgccacGTTGGGAATGCAAGATTG aACTGCATGCTGGGAGTTGATAAGGACCAGGTGTGGATGGGCTCCGAGGACTCGGTTATCTACATCATCAGCATGGTGGCAATGGTCTGTAACAGACAGCTGACTGAGCACAGGGCGGAGGTCACAGGACTGGCCCTGGACACAGACAAATACgg CCAGAAGGTGGCGTACTCATGCAGTGCTGAGGGAAGCATCATGGTGTGGGATGTCTCGACACTACAG GTGAAGAGGCATTTTCGTCTCTCCTGCGACCGTCTGCAGTCCGTCTACAGCTGTAACGGGACACTGTGGTGCT gCTCCAGGGACAATATAATGGAGGTGTGGAGGAACGGTTCACTGAAACATCGTCTGAATCTaccagagcagcagagaggatcCATAGCTACATTCAGCTCTATACTGCTGTTACCTGAG AAGGAAGAGCTGTGGAGCGTTTGTGCCGACTCAGCAGAAGTGTGTATTTGGCACATTAAGGACATTGCCAAACCGTATCACCGCGTGACTCTACAGGACTGCGCAGGATGTTACTGCATGATCAAAGTTAAAAACCAG GTGTGGGTTGGTGGTGTTGGCCGCAGCTCTACCAAAGGAAAGATTTACATCCTGGAGACAGAACGCCACCAAGTCCTGAAGGAGCTTCATGGCCACAACGACAAGGTGACGGCGCTCTGCTCTGCAGAGGATCGGTACGTCCTTAGTGGAGCTGGCAAACATGATGGGAAGATCGCCATCTGGAAGGTGGAGTAG